TGTCGCTCGCCAGACGGCAGAGGAAGCGGAACTTCTCGAGTTCGATGTTGGCCCGGCGCAGAAGCTGGGTCCGGTCGCACGTGTAGTTGGCCTCGATCAGGAGCCCGAGAAGATCCATGAGACCCGTCTGCAACCGGTCACCCAGCAGAAACTTCTGGTCCCGAGGGAATTTCGCGAGCACCGGCAAGATCCAGACCAGCAAATCATAGGTCTTGGGGATCACCGTCATCACCTCGGCCATCTTGGAAGCTCCTTCCGGGTTTGGCGTAACTCCCTAATCTCAGGTGTGCCCAAACTACCAAACTTCCTCTTCCAGCGATAAAATGTCTGTTCGGTGATCTGGAGCTTACGGCAAACCTCAGCCACTGGCGTGCCGGCCTCGGCATGTCTGAGGGCCATGGTAATCTGCTCTTCGGAAAACCTACTCTTCTTCATAGCGCATCCTCCTTCGTCCCGAAATGGGACTCTAAGAGGTACTCGAAAAGCTGTCAAAATGTTAGTCTAGATGGACCCGTTTATGGGGTTCAGGGCCAATATGTCACCTCCACCATCCCATCCGTCTCGCGCTGTTCTGTGACGACGTTAGTGACTTCGGAGGGTTCATTGGCATAGACAGGATGAGTTAAGGCGAATATCATAGAGATAAACATCAGGATCATTACATAGACAATTTGTTTTTGGTTACTATTGCAATACATCTCTTTTTCATCACATCAAATTATAACTTCCCGAATGTACAATTCTTGTGCGTATTCACGGATTGGCGGTTCTGACAACGCGAAAACCTTCCCACTGAGAACTTTGACCTGGGGAACTACCCGTCCCTCGTCTAGCACATAATAATCGCACATCATCTGAAGCCCAGCCTCCACCGCGAACTGCACGGCTCGTCCCGCTCGGTGGTCCGGGGGGATCTGTCACCGGATTCGTCCCAAGCCCACATACAAGCCAGTCATTGCACCACTCTGCTATATTCCCAGCCATATCCGAAAGACCCAAAGCTGCCGGAGCGTCCGGATAGTTCCCTACAGGTGAGGTCCATCCAACGCAATAAATAGTAGGATCTCC
This window of the Candidatus Eisenbacteria bacterium genome carries:
- a CDS encoding four helix bundle protein encodes the protein MAEVMTVIPKTYDLLVWILPVLAKFPRDQKFLLGDRLQTGLMDLLGLLIEANYTCDRTQLLRRANIELEKFRFLCRLASD
- a CDS encoding transposase, with the translated sequence MKKSRFSEEQITMALRHAEAGTPVAEVCRKLQITEQTFYRWKRKFGSLGTPEIRELRQTRKELPRWPR